Below is a genomic region from Candidatus Chlorobium masyuteum.
ACAGGGCCGCCTTTGAGTGATGTTAACCTGTTGCTGTCACAGGAAAAATCACCAAGAATAAACGCTGATACTCCAGCAAGAGAAGTCAGTCTATTGTTTGAGCAATCAAAATCTCCAAGAATATGATCCGGAGCACCGTCCAGCATTTTCAGGTGATTGTTTGAACAATCACAATCAAATACTTCACCCGGAATGCCTTCCAGCGAGGTCAAGTGGTTATCTGAACAAATGAAATCTCCACCCACTTTGTTGGGTCCGCCAAGCAGGGTTATCAGTTGGTTTCCTGAACAGTCAAAATTTCCCTTTACCTTTTTCGGGCCGCCTTTAAGTGACGGCAGCCGGTTTCCTGAGCAATCGAAATCGCCATGTATTTTATGTGGAAGACCTTCGAGTGTCGTCAATTGATTGTTTGAACAATCGAAATGGCCGTATACTTCTAAAGGGCCCCCTTCAAGTGATTTTAACCGGTTTCCCGAAGCATTAAAATGGCCCGCAATGATCTCCGGGCATCCTTCAAGAGATGTTAGCCCTTTGTTTGAACAGTCGATATCTTCTTTGCCATCGACCCCGATCATGATATCCTGAAACGTTATTTCTCTTGCTTTCATCTTCGCATACATCACAAATGATCGTTTTATTTGTAACCGTTTTAATCTTTCAGAGAGTCGATGAGGTTTTGATAAAAATCCCCTTTGTGACGTACAATTTCACCTGTCACCAGATAGATCACCTCACGGGCAATCATGGTGGCATGATCAGCCATACGCTCAATGTAGCGGGAGATGCTCAATGCGGCAATAAGCTCATCGACCGCTGAGTCAGGACTTTTCATCAACAGGGTAACCCTTTTGAAGACCGTACGGTGCATCACGTCAACCTCTTCATCCAGGGCACAGACTTTATCGGCAAGAGTGCGGTCTTTTGAGATGAATGCTTCGATTGAGTTTCTTACCATTTCGCCTGCATGTACTCCCATCTTCTCGAACTCAAACGATTTCAGCATTTCCGGACTGATTTCAGGCATCCTGTCGATAATGTGAACGGCCAGGTCACCGATACGCTCAAGATCATCGTTGATCTTCATAATGGTGACTATGGTACGCAAATCTCTTGCCACCGGCTGCTGCAGGGCAAGAAAAGCCAGACACCGCTCTTCAAGATCGACTTCTGCCAGATC
It encodes:
- a CDS encoding NEL-type E3 ubiquitin ligase domain-containing protein, producing MKAREITFQDIMIGVDGKEDIDCSNKGLTSLEGCPEIIAGHFNASGNRLKSLEGGPLEVYGHFDCSNNQLTTLEGLPHKIHGDFDCSGNRLPSLKGGPKKVKGNFDCSGNQLITLLGGPNKVGGDFICSDNHLTSLEGIPGEVFDCDCSNNHLKMLDGAPDHILGDFDCSNNRLTSLAGVSAFILGDFSCDSNRLTSLKGGPVEVYGDFVCSNNQLASLKGAPEVVGGNFSCAANQISSLIGAPQEVIDFDCSHNQLTKLDGSSEKVSGNFDCSDNCLTSLKGAPEKVKGNFVCSRNKLTSLKGSVKKIKGNFDCTGNAFLTLDGSIKKVGGNFICTEHAELFTEKKVRAVCTVKGLYIEAPL
- the phoU gene encoding phosphate signaling complex protein PhoU, with product MSERPVHELIKELSFVLVQLSDKVLENFFNALHAVKHQDEQSARQIRQIDNEIDLAEVDLEERCLAFLALQQPVARDLRTIVTIMKINDDLERIGDLAVHIIDRMPEISPEMLKSFEFEKMGVHAGEMVRNSIEAFISKDRTLADKVCALDEEVDVMHRTVFKRVTLLMKSPDSAVDELIAALSISRYIERMADHATMIAREVIYLVTGEIVRHKGDFYQNLIDSLKD